From the genome of Caloenas nicobarica isolate bCalNic1 chromosome 14, bCalNic1.hap1, whole genome shotgun sequence, one region includes:
- the TEKT4 gene encoding tektin-4: protein MAQPGVLMTKEPAPQSVPASDLPMKLSEVALNTGAYSSSGLATAGFRTAKYLPGEWHQSNYDMYHKAFAGCKQGEHDRAEAKDLAEYTAQRAQCAQQDSTAALGHRLQNTHFWKSELQKEIEDLDAETNLLAAQKLRLERALDATEVPYAIATDNLQCRERRQPPDLVNDEVERELLKEAELIRNIQELLKRTLMQASNQMQLNRDHKEICERDWSDKVETYNIDDKCGRYNNQSTNVQFHPNSVKFEESASTPETWAKFTHDNIYRAEREKLASGNLRVLIDNILHDVSEDLRRQCDTVNEAFAKRCEELEDTKHKLEYHLKNVLREIGDQEANIAALKQAIKDKEAPMKVAQTRLYDRSFRSNVELCRDEAQLSLISEVEELTESIAVLKKKLMESEQTLRNLEDTRMDLEKDIAVKKNSIFIDRQKCMAHRTRYPVALKLAGYQ, encoded by the exons GTCGGTACCGGCCTCCGACCTGCCCATGAAGTTGTCCGAGGTGGCCCTGAACACGGGCGCCTACTCCTCCAGCGGCCTGGCCACTGCAGGCTTCCGCACCGCCAAGTACCTGCCTGGCGAGTGGCACCAGAGCAACTATGACATGTACCACAAGGCCTTCGCCGGCTGCAAGCAGGGTGAGCATGACCGGGCTGAGGCCAAGGACCTGGCCGAGTACACTGCCCAGCGTGCCCAGTGCGCCCAGCAGGACTCCACAGCCGCCCTGGGCCACCGCCTGCAAAACACACACTTCTGGAAGTCCGAGCTCCAGAAGGAGATCGAGGACCTCGATGCCGAGACCAACCTTCTGGCAGCCCAGAAACTGCGGCTGGAAAGAGCGCTGGATGCCACCGAAGTGCCCTATGCCATTGCCACCGATAACCTGCAGTGTCGGGAGAGGAGGCAACCCCCGGATCTGGTCAATGACGAGGTGGAAAGAGAGTTGCTGAAG GAAGCTGAACTTATCAGAAATATCCAGGAGCTTTTGAAGAGAACTTTGATGCAAGCTAGCAACCAGATGCA ATTAAATCGAGATCACAAAGAGATTTGTGAGAGGGACTGGTCAGACAAAGTTGAAACGTACAACATCGACGATAAATGTGGAAGATACAATAACCAGAGCACCAACGTCCAGTTCCATCCTAACTCGGTGAAGTTTGAAGAGAG TGCCTCAACACCAGAGACATGGGCCAAGTTCACTCATGACAACATCTATAGGGCAGAACGAGAAAAACTGGCTTCTGGCAATCTTCGTGTCTTGATTGACAATATCCTTCATGACGTATCTGAGGACCTGAGGAGGCAATGTGATACTGTTAACGAGGCTTTTGCCAAACGCTGCGAGGAGCTGGAGGATACAAAACACAAGCTAGAGTATCATTTGAAAAAC GTGCTTCGGGAGATCGGAGATCAGGAAGCGAACATCGCTGCTCTCAAACAAGCCATCAAAGACAAGGAAGCCCCGATGAAAGTTGCTCAAACAAGGCTGTATGACAGGTCTTTTAGGTCCAACGtagagctctgcagagatgaAGCACAACTCAG CTTGATCAGTGAAGTTGAAGAACTAACGGAGTCCATTGCAGTCCTGAAGAAAAAACTGATGGAATCTGAACAGACTCTGAGGAACCTGGAAGACACACGGATGGATTTAGAAAAAGATATAGCTGTGaaaaagaacagtatttttattgACAGGCAAAAGTGCATGGCCCATCGCACACGCTACCCTGTTGCTCTGAAATTAGCAGGTTACCAGTAG